The following is a genomic window from Neodiprion lecontei isolate iyNeoLeco1 chromosome 4, iyNeoLeco1.1, whole genome shotgun sequence.
ATTCTTTATAAACAATACTCCGCTTCTTACACTCCGTAGCCATAgacttatatttttataatcgtTCACAGTAGAGGCATCTGACCCCATTTTTATTGACGATTCTGCTGCCCCTTAATCAACATTAATTACGCAATTGATGCAATTAGATGCGGCAATCGGTATTAGTACAAGTACAAGACCCGCGCATCGAATCCCTCAGTTGATCACTCTCAATCTTGCATCTTGTATTACTTTAAGTCACAAGGCGTGTGAGAATCATAACGCATACAAGAATGAACCAAGTACAGATTTACAAATTGGTGAGGCTGATTTAATTGGCATTGGGTATTCGGCTTCGAGTCAGATGCCACAGACGGCATATCAAACTTCATCCTACTTCCCAGTGTCGCATGCAGCcgcagtttttctttttttttcagttttttataCAACGCAAACTTTCAAGGTTGCACATTATGTGTGATTGATTGCCGTTTGCTTACATTTAGATAACTGATTTATTTCCTGCAAGTCAGAACTTATTATCCGCATGCAGAAACTCAAGTTCAATAGAGTTGGAccgaaatgaaacatttttaccGAAGGCGAAATCACGATGGAATATAAAGCCTATACGATATTCATTTTTGGGGAAACgaggaattttcattttgctcAACAATGCAGCCAAGTTCAGCAAAATTGGATCCACTCACAATTCACTAAAAGGTTCCGTTGACTTGGCTCTTGGTCGTAAGTTGTGTAAGTTGATTTCTATAATACAACGGCCTCCTGCTGTAAATTATAGCACTTGATTTTTAATCGGAAATTATAATGGTATTTGGTTTGATTGgcctttattatttatctacCCCTGCAGGACTTCGGCATCGGGTCTCCCAAATATGTATAGAAAACTTGCGGTATAGATATCGGTCCTAATCGTAAGTGAAGTAATGCAAACTTGACTTTAGTCAGTCGCAACTGATTGCAAAAATTCTCGCAAAATCAAGGCCGCAATTTACTGTCCGCGTACGCAATTCTATTGATATGATTCACTCTGGACTACACGAGGATGATAATATATCTGTTAATGTGTAAAATGATAAAGTCCCCAGATTATCAGGTTGTGCAGATATATTGGGTACTCAAGAGATTCGAAATATTCgtataaacattgttttcaGTTCAGGGATAGGTCAATACTTGAAATAATCGAAAGTGTCGTGCATAAATCATAAGTAGTTATGTACGAATTGATTATTCTTATGCGAAAAAagtcttgagaaattgaaatatttccaccTCTACTACATTCGAATCACTGTGAAGCAAAAATTGTACCAGgtgttcatcatttttttccaggacaaatgtttcaaattttttttttgttaaacttCAAACACACTTCGATACTATAATTCGTAGCATACAGCAACAAACCATTCgcttgaataaattcgttTTAGACTACAAATTTCAATCGACCGAAAGTTCTTATAAAATGAATGTGTTTCGCATATAATCGTGAACACCTGGCCACAATAAAATATGAGTACGGTACCAATGTAAGGAATAAAAAGATAGAGGAGATAGATGACCATGTTTTGCtttctttgtttgttttttacgCATAGATCTATTTCGCAAGGATTTCCATCTGCACTTATAAGTGCGTGCTTAACGGAAAGTTATCTTGAAACCCGCACAAAACGAGGCAAGAAGACGTCGAAATAGCATATTTAACCCTTTAATTCACGTTGGGACGCTCAGCGTCCTAtctttttttgcaactttttaTTTACTAAACTACTTTTTGGTAACAACTATCGAGTTTTTTGTTCCGCATGGTCCCTGAAATATTTccaagtacaaaaaaaaatgtataatttatttatttacttattgcAAAGATAGCACATGTAAACAAATGGTCGAAATTCGTACTtttccacgaaaaaaaaacaacattttctACTAATCTACCATGCAAATGAATGCAAATTTTGTACACAGACTTAATACACACTAGAAAGTtctacagaaatttttcaaaatgtttcttcttgtttcttcttgtctgtccgccatattggatccgctatTTTGCATAGTCGAATTTTGGATTCAGATTCATAATCGACGACCCAAAAGCCCGTGTATGTAAAATTTAAAGCGAATCGCatctaaaaaaacaaaaagaatatACGCATGAAAGGATTAAAATACAGCAGAAGTCTAACTGTTTCTCGACTTCTCTCTGAACATCGATCAGTCATAAGTATATACCACTGGAAAAAATCAGTGTATgcacagtaaaaaaaattgtcactgGGAGTCAGTGAATTTTCACTGATTCAAATATACAGTTCCATTTATTCTGAGAACCTTTAATAGTTAGGCACTATAGAACAAACTTGTATCGGCTCCATAATTTCAGTTCTaccaatataaatatatgtaattaattatttccctCATCTTTCTTGCGAAGAGGATAGTCTATTGCCTTTCAAACAAAATCTAACAGCAGAAGTTATACCATTCGGATTTTATAAATCTAAGCGAGCAGTCTGACCTAGCCCCTGATTGATCGCCACAATCGTACACGCCCCTGACGTACTTggcatgattttttttctcgatcaAATAAATCATTCCGCGGTGAATTCTTTCCTCTGTGCGTAATACCCACATAACGATGCACCGAGTACGAGCGCTTACATTGCATATCAATATAACGATCTACGAATGCATcgatgtatgaaaattttgccTTGCCACCGTGCAGGCcgttgtacgtacgtatgtagtGTAGATTTGACCGCTGCAGGTCGCGTATCGATAACTATACAACGCGTAATTAAAATAACGTACGTCATAAGCAACGCACACACGCATTTTCTCGTAAATAGGCGGGATCTCGCGTGAAAGGCGAGAGGCGGTAACATGCGTGTGTCAATAAATCGTCGCAGTTGGTTTCGGAGCAACGGCAACTAATTCAGCAGCAAAACCGAAGCTCCGAAGGCATATTTATGCGTCGCTTCGCGCCCGCTAGCTACTCGCGTTActtaattttatcattcggGCGTTAACGTGCAGTTGCGTTTCATGCCTCTACCGATTCTGAGGGCACCGATTCAAGGTTCTACTTTCGTATGCGTGCGTTGCGTGCGCGTGTATTCACGCCGTAACGTGCGTGCGACGAGGAGTGATTCGATTGAATATATTTGTCTCTGTCACTGGGAGACAAAATTATCCTCCGATGGTTTTCATTTCGATATTTCCGCACCTTACACGCGGTGAATATAGTTATTGACGGTGTTTGTGCGCGGACGCTGCTACTCGTCACAACGAAATCGGACTTCTCGTGCCTGATAAatggtttaaaaataaatgactgTCGGTGACTTATAGGTATGATACAGGTGCATACCCGACGTACAGTATGTATTCCGCTACGCATGTATGAGTCCCTATTACGGTATTTCGCCTCGGTGCACGAGTGAAGTTTCACATTGAATATTGGCTTCTTTCCTGTGCGGTGCACCTTGAAACTCCAAGTTTTTAAACTAACTATTCACGCGCGGTGACACACGCAGTAACATACGTAATTGGGCATCTTGTCACGAGCATCGCGTCGTCGTAGCTCGGCGTTTCGCCGAATTAAATATGACGTCTTCGATTTTTAGACATAGTGGAAAATTCATACGGATGAAGATTGAACGCGTTAGCTTTATCAAATGATTTATTAGTGTGCGTTTTGGTCGAGCAGACTTGCCGTCGACGGTTTACTGCCTACCGCACGGCAAGCATACCTGGTAACATAACACAACATAACCACACTGCGAACATAACCTCAAAGCGGACAACGACGGATATCTCTCTGTCCCACTGGCGGAGAAAAGTTTGGAGAGAATACGTGTCGCGTCGACGTTTTGTCGTCGTGGGGTATTTTTAACGCCTGTAAGTACATTTCATCCCTCCTCCCTTCACCCGGATTTTCGCTGCGTTTAACATCGATAGCCGCAAAGATAAATCCGCGCTCCCAGCGATTCGGATTCTTTccacatgtatatacatataaacgttatttcgtttttaatACCCGAGGCGAAACGTAATTGCGTCATATTTAGGTTTTATTCAGAACCGGAATTCCAACGGATTCCAACCGAGCCCAACTACTTTATCACTTCTAGATAATATTTGACTAACCGCAATGCAGCCCGTCGAGGATGTTCCACTTATTCAGCTAAAAGCTCCAAAAATATCTACGGATTTAAAGTGGTTTACTTATCTTGTGACAAATTGACCCGCTgtagttttctatttttgtcaATATCGATGCTACGCTTCACTCAGAGGCTTTGGAAAatgttgattttcaattaacgcttcaatgtatacaatgctcTTGCTAaaatcacttttattcaaaaattgaattttgttcgAAACATaatattctttaatttaaactcttgtgtgtgtgtgtgcatttTCAACCAGCGTGCCGGCTTCTAACCCTGTGCGTTCAACAATTTCTTCAGAATCTCGTAACCATGTGTGGTATTCTATCAAAATgcaattaaaaacaaaatataaaacgTCACTGAAGATTCTCCTTCTGAAATTTCTTGTATTTTGTTAATATAAGTTAAAGTATTTCCTAAGAAAGACATAACATCTTGAAGTACActaattcaatgaaaatttatctgaTCATTCAAGGTGGGACGATTGAACTGCAGTCTTGCCTTGTttatttcttctatttttaaatGATCGCCAAGTCAAGtaacttttttattacagatatTCAACAAGTCACTAAATCCAAGCCTATATGTTATCAGCGGAGAAGTGACGCTGGAAATTTGTCTCTGCCTAGGATATGTTGGCAacgtgtccttgatgtgaaaTGTCCCGCAGCCTGCCGGACAGAGTGGCAGGGCTTTATTATGCCCACGGCCTATTCTGTTCATCGCATCCCGTTGCCGTAATTTCATTAGCAATATCTGTCGTTTTGCTATGCTGGTTAGTCATTATATTTATCATTCTGGTATATCTTATCGGTAACATAATGTCATTAACAGTTTGTTGAAAGATTAGTCCAAGCATTCGGGGCAAAAAAAACGTTTATCTGCTTGACCGTATCTGAATGTTTGGAAATACTGCATATCGAGAAACTGATATATAACAAATGTTTTTAGCAAATCAGTACTGCGATTGATATTTATGCAATTTTCTTGTAGCTATCCTCTAGTGAATCTTCCTATGCCAGGAAATGCTCCTCGAACAATAATAAACCAAACAGAGGTGTTTGTTAACGGTTCGGAAACCCCTGCGTTATACGTGCAACAAGTAACATTGAGGGTGGGAGTTGTCCCATGGACCGAAGACCTCAGCTTGACGGATGCATTCAGAGGACCGctttatgaaatatttaatttattggAAATCATTAGAAACTATCAGGACCCAGAAACGTAACGATGCAACTTTATCAATGGATTTTGTTCCTACAGAAAAGATTAGTTGCCCAACTTTCCATGCACATTTGTTATTTCAGACTAAAGACCCTTGGTCAGGTTTGCCTCCACGTCGAGGCTGTGAAACGAAGAAATGCCAAAAAACCAGATGTTCTACCGGAATACAACTGCCTTGTTTTGTCACCTGCAAATCTATGGCAGCAAAGTTTGGAGCTCTTCAATCAGGACACCAATCTTATCAACACTATTTACTCGTATCAGGTAACTAACTATCAAAAACTCAATCTTTTCCTTTCTCACGCATGTCATATCAGCGATTGAATCTAACTCTCCGGCAAGGTTGGGGGCTTAGAGGAActtgtgaaaaatgtaaaaatctcTATCGATATCCCAACAATACTGGTGCAACCAATAGCTTGAAATGATTGACGCTTGAAATATAATTCTCTAATGTTTGTGTAGAATCTGCAAAAGAGCAAGATCAGCCTTGCAGAAATAATGTTTGGCATGAGCCTGAAAGAGACCGGAATAAAGCGTTATCCTATTCGCGTCAGGCAACGAGTCATTCAATACGCCGTGACAATTGTTCTCAAAGAACACGATCCTCGGTAAGTAATGGAGTTGATTATTTGAAACATTTGGTATCCAgattttttgttgaatttcaGGTTAAAACTAATAGTTTTCAACTGGTGATTTACAGATTCATAAAAGGATTGAAACATCGACTAACAATGTACTATCCTCTTCATCAGTCGCcagataaaaattcatcatatACGCTACCAGTTGACGAAACATTGCACATATTTTATCCTGGTGAATTCAATTACTGCGATTTCTTTCCGCTTGTCATGACATTTTTTGCCttatttttatacgtttatttttctgttCGTAAAATCGAGCTGATTAAGTCTAAAATTGGGATGGCGTTCAGTGCGAGTATCACAGTCGCTGCTTCCTTATCAATGAGCGTTGGACTGTGTTTCTTTTTCGGATTGACTCTCAGCCTGAgtggaaaagaaatatttccatACTTAGTTCTGGTCGTTGGGCTAGAGAACGTACTGGTTCTGACAAAGAGCGTCGTTAGCACACCGGCTCATCTAGACGTGAAAATCCGCGTTGCTCAGGGCTTATCGAAGGAAGGCTGGTCAATAACTAAGAACCTATTAACCGAGGTCACTATCTTGACCATTGGATTATTTACATTCGTTCCGGCCATTCaagaattttgtattttcgcCATTGTCGGATTACTGAACGATTTCTTCCTTCAGAtggtatttttttccaccattctCGCAATAGACATCAGGAGAACCGAGCTGTCAAGCGATACGTCAAGATTTCATTTACCAAATGGTCCATCGATGCGTAGACAACAGTTCACAacatttcaaaacaaaaaaggcAACATGTTTCGCTCCAAATCACATCCAAGATTAAATGGCCTGGTCAGCAATGGCCCGACAAACGTCGTAGCCCCCAACACTCAAAACACTCCAACGCTTGTAAAGATACCAAAACGCTTGAGGCTTGTTCATTTTTGGGCAAGAACAAGgatttttcaaagagcattcaTGGTTTGGATGGTAGTTTGGATCAGCATGATTATATACAACTCGGGTATCATTGAACACCTGATTAGATTGAGCGATCCGTCCAAACACGAAGCCGACATTGACGGATATACGCTTGATAGGCCACGGACGGTGAATAATTACATCGAATTCAACACTGTGAAACCTTTATTCACGTCGTCTTCGACACTTCCGCCAAATCATTTGAACGATCaggtgaataaattaattgacaAAATACGTATGAGCGGTGAAATTTGTTTGCAAAAGAATTCACTACTCAAagtaatcatttttctcagAGTCCGTTATCAAACAATATTACCGAAGAGCTCAACAAGTTACGCCCTGTTGATTTTCCACCCTGGAATCGTTTGTCGTTGTACCACTGGTCGTCGATTCATTCATTGTACAACATATCGCTGGCTGGTGAACAAATATCGATACTTCCTACTATCAAGCTGGCTCATGCTGTAAACCCTCAGCTGGCTAGGCAAATAAGCAATCCAAATGACATACAGCAGTTCCAATGGCAAAGCCTCGCGACAGCTGCTCTTGACCCCTTGGATTTTTCAGGTGAGCAGTTTCtattcaatattataaattgaattaattgCCCGATTGgttgtctaatttttttttcttatgcaGAAGCACTCTAATGAACTTTGTAGTTAATCACGTCCTAAAATCATAGGCGGTAATGTTATTCTAGACAAGTCTTAGACAATGTTTACTCATACTCCCATTATTCTAATTAATAAGTATATTAACGAATCTACATCATAAAACTTGTCTCAATATTTAGTCTAGCCTTTATGATCTCTAATGCTACGGGTAAAGATTCCTAcgctaaaaaaattgattttgataaGAATGCGCTCTTGACATAGTGTTATTGACTTATCATATAACCTATGACCTtagcaaaaatatatttgaattatcTTCAAAGTGGCAACCATCGCTCGTACTCATTGgccttcaaattttttttgttttgcctAATTCTCGATTACCCCAACTTCCATAATCTACTcattaaaatttgattattgcAGATATGGAAGTACCAACCAGATCTGAAGGACGAGGCTTTAATGCTCCTTTTGTGCCATCTAGTCCgatggaaatatttttggcaGCTTTGCTATGCCTGATCAGTGTAATAGTCGTCGCTTATACAATGGTAGTTCTCTATCGTTGTATTTGCAGCAGGAATTATGCAGAGTGGCGGGCTAGTTGGCACCAGCAAGAGAAGTCAAACGATTCCGTGACTCAACTCGTCATGGAAGCTGTGCCTTTGGTACTGGAAGGTCATACCCAAGAAGTCGAATGTATAGCAACAGACGGAAACACGATAGCCAGTGTATGCTTGGCTGGGCATATCAGAGTTTGGGATTCCATATCGGGAGAACAATTGGCTCACATAGACAGAAAGCAATTTTTCGGTAACTCCGCAAAGGATTTGAATCAGACGATTCCAGACTCTGAGGAGTTAATGTCAGATTACGAGAGCGGTTCCCCTCCATCCAGGGGCGAGATGGAAACTGCTAATTCGTACGGACTTTACTCAAATCTGAGCGGCGCTCAGGTGAGAAAAAGGAACGAGGGCATGTCGTACGACGTTAGGCATTCCCCTGGCTCTTCGCTGGACTACGACTATCAAATAAACGAATATAGTCCAGAAAAGCAGAGTGAGCTTATGCGCAGAAGTATCGACAGTAGCTTTAACTTCCCGGATTTAAGGTCGACCATAAACACCAACTTCTCTGCCATGAAATATTCACCCGTTCAAAAGAATTACGAACAGGGTTTTGACTTTGGCGATCGATATAAGCAACTGTTCGAGGAGCACAGGAAATCAATTGACGAAATTCAGAAGTCCGAAATTTCAGAGCGCCTTACTTTACCCAACAATCGATTGAACAATACTGAATCGATTAGCAGCGTCAATTCATTGGGTACAGATAAAACGGTACAAATTACATCCCAAAACGTATCGCCAATTTGGTGCATCGATTATCAAGAAAACCTCATTGTAGTCGGCTGCGCCAATGGAAATTTGGAGTTTTGGGAAGGAACTACTGGTTTGCTCAAGGTATACTAGGTGTTATATGATTTCCATTAGCTAGTCCGCCCCATTCTAGTTTATCTATATTAAAAACTGTTATTAATCTAATAAACATTTTGTACAGTGTATATTTGACGACGGATCAGGACTTGGAATATCTGCAATTAAGTTTATCGGCAACAGGGTAGTAGCGGCAAAGTTGAACGGatctttagatttttttcaacttgaaaTATACAACAGAGGACAGCACATGGACTGGTGTACAACTTCGTACAGAAGAAGtaagcaaattttttatattctctcCTCATCTTCTCCATTAacttgaatgaaatattctgATCCACGTGTACTTTCTTTGAAGCACACAACAGAACACGTAGCGTAGGGTCCCCTATGGATATGGATAATTTCATCCCTACCGAAGATAATCTGCGCTGTATGAAAATTGGCTCCCATAGAGCACACCAACAGCCCATTACAGTTCTGGACAGCGAAGGCGGTAGAGTTCTTACCGGTAGTCAGGACCATACGCTTAAAGTATATAGGTTCGTAATGCTTTAATATGAGTCTACAACAATTGACTGCTTATCGAATTTTTTAGACCCTCTTCGAGAGTTTGACCAAGATTGAACTAATTTCCGACATTCCATTCTTCCTCTGAGTATCCCTGTAACAACAATATTCGTTCACTTTCTTCCAGGTTAGAAGATCAATTACCCTTGTACACTCTGCACGGTCATTGCGGGCCGATATCGTGCCTCTTCATTGACAGGGTCAGTCCAATGACCTCTGGAAGCGGATCTCAGGATGGGTTGTTGTGCGTGTGGGACTTGCTGACAGGTAAGAAGTTGAACAAAACACATAAGCGAAGATTTAAAAGTTTACCATTTAAAAGGGAATAGTAAATACCTAATTTCACTTCCCAAGCAACACGTGATACTCGGAATTCGAAACCATATTCAGGCTCAAAGTCTATTAAATTCTTTGCAGGCGCGTGCATGTACAGCACGCAAGCTCACGACGGAGCCGTCGCAGCGATAACTTGCTCTGCTTCGTATGTAATTAGTATAGGAACCGACGAGAGGCTGTGTGTTTGGGAGAGATTCCAGGGACACTTGTTGCACGCTCTTCCGGCTCACAGGGCTGCCTACAGTCCGCAATTGGTTATGCTGACCCATCACCTGCTCATTACAAGTAACCAGGTACCAGCATCGACAACTTTGCCATAACTCTATGTACGAGGAACTCGGATGAATTGTCTGATTAAAATATCGTTTGCAATATTCTCTTTCAGGGATGTTTGGTCGTTTGGGACGTGAGGACAGGAGAGGCCGTAAGAGAAGTGAGACTGGGTCACAAAGACAGTTGCATCTTTGTTAAACAAATG
Proteins encoded in this region:
- the LOC107219105 gene encoding sterol regulatory element-binding protein cleavage-activating protein isoform X1, with product MSRSLPDRVAGLYYAHGLFCSSHPVAVISLAISVVLLCCYPLVNLPMPGNAPRTIINQTEVFVNGSETPALYVQQVTLRVGVVPWTEDLSLTDAFRGPLYEIFNLLEIIRNYQDPETLKTLGQVCLHVEAVKRRNAKKPDVLPEYNCLVLSPANLWQQSLELFNQDTNLINTIYSYQNLQKSKISLAEIMFGMSLKETGIKRYPIRVRQRVIQYAVTIVLKEHDPRFIKGLKHRLTMYYPLHQSPDKNSSYTLPVDETLHIFYPGEFNYCDFFPLVMTFFALFLYVYFSVRKIELIKSKIGMAFSASITVAASLSMSVGLCFFFGLTLSLSGKEIFPYLVLVVGLENVLVLTKSVVSTPAHLDVKIRVAQGLSKEGWSITKNLLTEVTILTIGLFTFVPAIQEFCIFAIVGLLNDFFLQMVFFSTILAIDIRRTELSSDTSRFHLPNGPSMRRQQFTTFQNKKGNMFRSKSHPRLNGLVSNGPTNVVAPNTQNTPTLVKIPKRLRLVHFWARTRIFQRAFMVWMVVWISMIIYNSGIIEHLIRLSDPSKHEADIDGYTLDRPRTVNNYIEFNTVKPLFTSSSTLPPNHLNDQSPLSNNITEELNKLRPVDFPPWNRLSLYHWSSIHSLYNISLAGEQISILPTIKLAHAVNPQLARQISNPNDIQQFQWQSLATAALDPLDFSDMEVPTRSEGRGFNAPFVPSSPMEIFLAALLCLISVIVVAYTMVVLYRCICSRNYAEWRASWHQQEKSNDSVTQLVMEAVPLVLEGHTQEVECIATDGNTIASVCLAGHIRVWDSISGEQLAHIDRKQFFGNSAKDLNQTIPDSEELMSDYESGSPPSRGEMETANSYGLYSNLSGAQVRKRNEGMSYDVRHSPGSSLDYDYQINEYSPEKQSELMRRSIDSSFNFPDLRSTINTNFSAMKYSPVQKNYEQGFDFGDRYKQLFEEHRKSIDEIQKSEISERLTLPNNRLNNTESISSVNSLGTDKTVQITSQNVSPIWCIDYQENLIVVGCANGNLEFWEGTTGLLKCIFDDGSGLGISAIKFIGNRVVAAKLNGSLDFFQLEIYNRGQHMDWCTTSYRRTHNRTRSVGSPMDMDNFIPTEDNLRCMKIGSHRAHQQPITVLDSEGGRVLTGSQDHTLKVYRLEDQLPLYTLHGHCGPISCLFIDRVSPMTSGSGSQDGLLCVWDLLTGACMYSTQAHDGAVAAITCSASYVISIGTDERLCVWERFQGHLLHALPAHRAAYSPQLVMLTHHLLITSNQGCLVVWDVRTGEAVREVRLGHKDSCIFVKQMLALRDSVVCDFSRQLRIVRFPLVYDKVD
- the LOC107219105 gene encoding sterol regulatory element-binding protein cleavage-activating protein isoform X2; translation: MSRSLPDRVAGLYYAHGLFCSSHPVAVISLAISVVLLCCYPLVNLPMPGNAPRTIINQTEVFVNGSETPALYVQQVTLRVGVVPWTEDLSLTDAFRGPLYEIFNLLEIIRNYQDPETLKTLGQVCLHVEAVKRRNAKKPDVLPEYNCLVLSPANLWQQSLELFNQDTNLINTIYSYQNLQKSKISLAEIMFGMSLKETGIKRYPIRVRQRVIQYAVTIVLKEHDPRFIKGLKHRLTMYYPLHQSPDKNSSYTLPVDETLHIFYPGEFNYCDFFPLVMTFFALFLYVYFSVRKIELIKSKIGMAFSASITVAASLSMSVGLCFFFGLTLSLSGKEIFPYLVLVVGLENVLVLTKSVVSTPAHLDVKIRVAQGLSKEGWSITKNLLTEVTILTIGLFTFVPAIQEFCIFAIVGLLNDFFLQMVFFSTILAIDIRRTELSSDTSRFHLPNGPSMRRQQFTTFQNKKGNMFRSKSHPRLNGLVSNGPTNVVAPNTQNTPTLVKIPKRLRLVHFWARTRIFQRAFMVWMVVWISMIIYNSGIIEHLIRLSDPSKHEADIDGYTLDRPRTVNNYIEFNTVKPLFTSSSTLPPNHLNDQSPLSNNITEELNKLRPVDFPPWNRLSLYHWSSIHSLYNISLAGEQISILPTIKLAHAVNPQLARQISNPNDIQQFQWQSLATAALDPLDFSDMEVPTRSEGRGFNAPFVPSSPMEIFLAALLCLISVIVVAYTMVVLYRCICSRNYAEWRASWHQQEKSNDSVTQLVMEAVPLVLEGHTQEVECIATDGNTIASVCLAGHIRVWDSISGEQLAHIDRKQFFGNSAKDLNQTIPDSEELMSDYESGSPPSRGEMETANSYGLYSNLSGAQVRKRNEGMSYDVRHSPGSSLDYDYQINEYSPEKQSELMRRSIDSSFNFPDLRSTINTNFSAMKYSPVQKNYEQGFDFGDRYKQLFEEHRKSIDEIQKSEISERLTLPNNRLNNTESISSVNSLGTDKTVQITSQNVSPIWCIDYQENLIVVGCANGNLEFWEGTTGLLKCIFDDGSGLGISAIKFIGNRVVAAKLNGSLDFFQLEIYNRGQHMDWCTTSYRRTHNRTRSVGSPMDMDNFIPTEDNLRCMKIGSHRAHQQPITVLDSEGGRVLTGSQDHTLKVYRLEDQLPLYTLHGHCGPISCLFIDRVSPMTSGSGSQDGLLCVWDLLTV